The Sander vitreus isolate 19-12246 chromosome 5, sanVit1, whole genome shotgun sequence genome includes a region encoding these proteins:
- the tcn2 gene encoding transcobalamin-2, with product MLSLVIIAGLLAFTSGKPCDIEANREPYLSLNKNLLHSLDTTEGLPNPSVHLALRLSNYHNLAKESEHLNRLKNYLHNDIQSSLTNSQSVVGLMALYTLALKSSCYDHNTITFTVGEKSETLLTHLKKQMEQEKEHIAFSHRPLTNYYQYSLGVLALCVSGIRVNNHVSNKLIKAVEHEHFQHGDSESIDTYAMAGMALQCVKNAGSHVQNAAELDTALSKIKQKLLVSSRTDGHIGNEFSTGLAVQALLAMGSPVAECAASMEAMRTSARNNIYHNPMSISQILPALQQKSYLAVQSMDCLNESDTLVLEPIDPVVVLPSQTKVTLMVEVVTSSGASAVYSVDVPKDSSLLDALELLKTRYDSFTFETESSLWGPFLSVVNGEQARQSDRRYWHLSSDGTALSQGVNDFKIEAAQKITIKNTSY from the exons ATGCTGTCTTTGGTCATAATCGCAGGGCTACTTGCCTTTACCTCTGGTAAACCATGTG ATATTGAAGCCAATCGTGAGCCGTACCTGTCACTCAATAAGAATCTCCTTCACTCTCTGGACACGACGGAAGGACTCCCCAATCCTAGTGTCCACTTGGCATTACGGCTTTCTAATTACCACAACCTCGCCAAAGAGAGCGAACACCTGAATAGACTGAAAAATTATTTGCACAATGACATTCAAAG CTCTCTCACTAACAGCCAATCTGTGGTCGGCCTCATGGCGCTGTACACTTTGGCTTTGAAGTCCTCCTGCTACGACCACAACACAATCACCTTCACCGTCGGTGAGAAGAGTGAAACGCTGTTGACACACCTGAAGAAGCAGATGGAACAAGAAAAAGAGCATATTGCCT TCAGCCATCGCCCTTTGACCAACTATTACCAGTACTCTCTGGGTGTGCTCGCTCTTTGCGTGAGCGGCATCAGGGTCAACAACCATGTCAGCAACAAGCTCATCAAGGCAGTAGAACATGAGCACTTCCAACATGGAGACTCTGAGAGTATTG ATACCTATGCCATGGCTGGAATGGCACTCCAGTGTGTGAAGAATGCTGGTTCTCATGTGCAGAATGCTGCTGAGCTCGACACAGCCCTTAGCAAGATCAAGCAGAAGCTCTTGGTTTCTAGTAGGACAGACGGTCACATTGGCAATGAGTTCAGCACAGGCCTCGCAGTTCAA GCCTTATTGGCGATGGGCAGCCCAGTTGCAGAGTGTGCCGCCTCAATGGAGGCCATGAGGACTAGCGCCAGAAACAACATATACCACAACCCCATGTCCATATCTCAGATCCTGCCAGCTCTCCAGCAGAAATCCTACCTAGCAGTTCAAAGCATGGACTGCCTCAATGAGAGTG ACACTCTAGTGCTGGAGCCCATTGACCCTGTGGTGGTTTTACCTAGCCAGACCAAAGTGACTTTGATGGTGGAGGTGGTGACGTCCAGCGGGGCAAGTGCTGTTTACTCTGTGGATGTGCCAAAGGACAGCTCTCTGTTGGACGCCCTTGAACTTCTCAAGACAAGATATGATAGCTTCAC GTTTGAGACAGAATCCAGCCTGTGGGGACCTTTCCTAAGTGTGGTGAACGGAGAGCAGGCCAGACAGAGCGACCGCAGATACTGGCACCTCTCCTCTGATGGCACTGCACTCAGTCAgg GTGTAAATGATTTCAAGATCGAGGCGGCTCAAAAGATCACCATCAAAAACACAAGCTACTGA
- the ccdc117 gene encoding coiled-coil domain-containing protein 117 isoform X2, with amino-acid sequence MHHPATTSSARGFLPAMYSFSGPTNLPEFDLGSPSTSGHLQRATLSNNWETRCLRKHRRRVDDEGCSAKRRRLMVEAEVNVSENSDTSIGQDWSTANSCPPLPAQQASPAPSQPCPASENLTLPQPSSALLRPETESSCMEIEAAQRKLQEIEDRITLEDDDEDEDLDVEPAPRRPVLVISDSLKEGLQRGISDILPHTVAQSVSHSCMELVLWRPPDDPFCKKRKGSLQKQRKQQTVSRQPPTPCPSPTPHSPLNPSTPTADTHSSLYSFPVAHSSGEEDMEM; translated from the exons ATGCATCACCCTGCTACCACAAGCAGTGCACGGGGGTTTCTGCCAGCCATGTATTCATTTTCGGGCCCCACAAACCTTCCTGAATTTGACCTCGGATCTCCAAGTACGTCTGGTCACCTACAGAGAGCAACTCTATCTAACAA CTGGGAGACACGATGCCTCAGGAAGCACAGGAGGAGAGTTGATGATGA GGGATGCAGTGCTAAAAGGAGGAGGTTAATGGTCGAGGCAGAAGTGAACGTTTCAGAGAACTCCGACACTAGCATTGGTCAAGACTGGTCTACAGCGAACAGCTGCCCTCCTTTGCCTGCACAGCAAGCCAGCCCTGCACCTTCACAGCCCTGCCCAGCATCTGAGAACTTGACTTTGCCACAGccctcttctgctctgctgcgaCCAGAGACGGAGAGCTCCTGCATGGAGATAGAGGCAGCTCAGAGGAAACTTCAGGAGATCGAAGACAG AATAACACTGGAGGATGACGATGAGGATGAAGATCTGGATGTAGAGCCAGCCCCGAGACGGCCAGTGCTGGTAATCTCTGACAGTTTGAAGGAGGGTCTACAGCGCGGCATCAGCGACATCCTACCGCACACGGTAGCCCAGTCCGT GAGCCATTCTTGCATGGAGTTGGTGTTGTGGCGGCCACCAGACGATCCCTTTTGTAAGAAGCGAAAGGGCTCATTACAGAAACAGCGTAAACAACAGACAGTATCTCGGCAACCCCCGACTCCATGTCCATCTCCCACCCCTCACAGTCCCCTCAACCCCTCCACTCcaactgcagacacacactcttctCTGTACAGCTTTCCTGTAGCCCACAGCTCTGGAGAGGAGGACATGGAAATGTAA
- the ccdc117 gene encoding coiled-coil domain-containing protein 117 isoform X1: MHHPATTSSARGFLPAMYSFSGPTNLPEFDLGSPSTSGHLQRATLSNNSWETRCLRKHRRRVDDEGCSAKRRRLMVEAEVNVSENSDTSIGQDWSTANSCPPLPAQQASPAPSQPCPASENLTLPQPSSALLRPETESSCMEIEAAQRKLQEIEDRITLEDDDEDEDLDVEPAPRRPVLVISDSLKEGLQRGISDILPHTVAQSVSHSCMELVLWRPPDDPFCKKRKGSLQKQRKQQTVSRQPPTPCPSPTPHSPLNPSTPTADTHSSLYSFPVAHSSGEEDMEM; the protein is encoded by the exons ATGCATCACCCTGCTACCACAAGCAGTGCACGGGGGTTTCTGCCAGCCATGTATTCATTTTCGGGCCCCACAAACCTTCCTGAATTTGACCTCGGATCTCCAAGTACGTCTGGTCACCTACAGAGAGCAACTCTATCTAACAA CAGCTGGGAGACACGATGCCTCAGGAAGCACAGGAGGAGAGTTGATGATGA GGGATGCAGTGCTAAAAGGAGGAGGTTAATGGTCGAGGCAGAAGTGAACGTTTCAGAGAACTCCGACACTAGCATTGGTCAAGACTGGTCTACAGCGAACAGCTGCCCTCCTTTGCCTGCACAGCAAGCCAGCCCTGCACCTTCACAGCCCTGCCCAGCATCTGAGAACTTGACTTTGCCACAGccctcttctgctctgctgcgaCCAGAGACGGAGAGCTCCTGCATGGAGATAGAGGCAGCTCAGAGGAAACTTCAGGAGATCGAAGACAG AATAACACTGGAGGATGACGATGAGGATGAAGATCTGGATGTAGAGCCAGCCCCGAGACGGCCAGTGCTGGTAATCTCTGACAGTTTGAAGGAGGGTCTACAGCGCGGCATCAGCGACATCCTACCGCACACGGTAGCCCAGTCCGT GAGCCATTCTTGCATGGAGTTGGTGTTGTGGCGGCCACCAGACGATCCCTTTTGTAAGAAGCGAAAGGGCTCATTACAGAAACAGCGTAAACAACAGACAGTATCTCGGCAACCCCCGACTCCATGTCCATCTCCCACCCCTCACAGTCCCCTCAACCCCTCCACTCcaactgcagacacacactcttctCTGTACAGCTTTCCTGTAGCCCACAGCTCTGGAGAGGAGGACATGGAAATGTAA